The following DNA comes from Terriglobales bacterium.
GCGTGGCGCCGGCCGAACCGAAGAAGGAAGCGCTGGAAGAGGCGCCGCAATCTGCGTTGTCGAGGGAAATGAAGGATGACAGCGATCAATTCCGCCAGCGCGCGGCCAGCGCTCCGGCAGCGGGACGCGAAGCCGGAGCCGTAATGGCCGGCGGAGTCGGAACGGTCAGCGGTGGGGCCGTGGGCGCAGGAGCACGGGCACCGGCGGCCGTGGCCGGCGGCGCGCTGAGTTCGCAGATGGCTCCGCAGGCTCCGCCGGCGGCGGCGCCGCGCGACAAGAATGAGGTGGCCGCGAATGCCGCCAGCGAGATGGTCGTGACGGAATCGCGGGCTGACCGCCCGAGCGCTGACGAGAAAGAAGCCGGTGAGAAGGGCAAGACGGAAACCGCTTACCAGCCTCCCGCAGTGCTGCCGATGAAGAAGCACGCAGCGGCGGGCAACGTCGCCAACTACGAGGTCAGCGCCAAGACGGCGGCGGCGCGCTGGACGGTCACTTCCGAAGGGCAGGTGCAACGGTCGCTCGACGGCGGAAGGACCTGGCAGGAAGTGAGAATCGCCAGCCCGATGCGGTTCCGCGCGGTCGCGGTGATCGGCGCCAACGTGTGGGCCGGCGGATCCCACCTGGGGTTGTACCATTCGGGCGATGGCGGGGAGACGTGGGAGGCGCGCGGGCTCATTCAAGGGACGACGCGGCGCATGAGGCCGGCCGAAGTGGCGGAACTTCCCGACATTGTGCGCATTGATTTTCGCGACGCGATGCACGGAACCGTGGAGACCTCTGCGGGCGAGACCTGGGTCACCGCGGACGGCGGAGAGACTTGGAAGCGGAAGTGACGTCCCTCAGGAGCTACCGGTAACTGCTTGTCCGCATGCCGGTTGTCATGCGGAGCGAAGTGAAGCACCCCTCTCAGGCTCTACTCTTCGATCCTGGCCTCATCCACCAGCAGGACGGGGATGTCGTCGACGATGGGATAGACGCGCCGGCAGGCGGAGCACTTCAGCGTCTGGGCCTGCTGGTTGTAGGCCAGCGGCTGCTTGCAGGCCGGGCAGACGAGAATGTCGAGCAGGTCCTGGGGAATCATCGCCACGCATTGTAACGCCAGCACGGGCTTCTTTAGTGTGTGCTGAAGTCGTTCCGGTACACGGTCCCGCCCTTCATGACGAACCGGACCTTCTCCAGGCGGGAAACGTCCGCGAGCGGGTCACCGTCCACCGCGGTCAGGTCCGCAAGCTTTCCGGCTTCCACGCTGCCGACGGTAGTGAGGCCGAGCAGCCGGGCCGCGTTCGTGGTGGCGGCGCGGATGGCCTCGAGCGGGCTCATCCCAATCTCGACCAGCACGGCGAACTCGCGGGCATTGAGGCCGTGCGGGTAGACGGTAGCATCGGTGCCGAAAGCGATGGGCACTCCCAGGTTGACCGCGCGGCCGATGTTCTGGCGGGCCAGGTTGCGAGCGTTCTCGAGCTGCTGAAGGTTGGCCGCTGGAGCGCCACCGGAGCGCGCTTTTTCCAGGATCCAGTCCAGACGATACAGCGTCGGGACCAGGAAGGTCTTGTGGTCCAGCATGGCGCGGGCGGCTTCGTCGTCGATGAGGCCGCCATGCTCGACGGAGTCAACCCCGGCGCGAACGGCGAGAAGGATCGCCGCCGGGCCCTGGGCGTGGGCCGAAACCTTGCGGCCGTGGCGGTGCGCTTCCTCAACGATGGCCCGCACTTCCGCTTCGCTGAACTCGGTGACTTGGGCCGCTTCGGGGCGGGGCAGCACGCCGCCGCCGGCACAAAGCTTGATGACATCGACGCCGGCTGCGACCAGGTCGCGGACCTTCTGGGTGACGCCGTCGACGCCCTGAGCCGTGCCGCCGCCCTGAAATACGCGGTCACAGATTCCACCGGGAGGTCCCATACCGGTGCCGGAGACCA
Coding sequences within:
- a CDS encoding amidohydrolase family protein gives rise to the protein MNRAAMPLLRILCFLLLATIPATAQSASAPVTVIYAGHLLDVTQGRTLHDVAVVIRGDKLEAVGERNEVSVPPGARIVRLPQSATLLPGLIDAHVHITWDPEASRQDPLGVSIPREPLAGAKVARTTLMAGFTTARSLGSTGYSDLALRDAITDGQVPGPWLLVSGTGMGPPGGICDRVFQGGGTAQGVDGVTQKVRDLVAAGVDVIKLCAGGGVLPRPEAAQVTEFSEAEVRAIVEEAHRHGRKVSAHAQGPAAILLAVRAGVDSVEHGGLIDDEAARAMLDHKTFLVPTLYRLDWILEKARSGGAPAANLQQLENARNLARQNIGRAVNLGVPIAFGTDATVYPHGLNAREFAVLVEIGMSPLEAIRAATTNAARLLGLTTVGSVEAGKLADLTAVDGDPLADVSRLEKVRFVMKGGTVYRNDFSTH
- a CDS encoding zf-HC2 domain-containing protein, with protein sequence MAETPKPEVPNTVRERLAAQQAAGDVHPDANQLAAFVERKLGGDERAQVLAHLGVCADCREVVALAQPAEAEPEPAQVAEVERSRWLRWEHLQWGALAAVLLVGAAVLLRSPMMRRDLPPEVSVAQSETPVPAQPARQQEAGKPGEVTVDSRAVNGRLEAQSGVGERAKQADLRDQEVDRVAPAEPKKEALEEAPQSALSREMKDDSDQFRQRAASAPAAGREAGAVMAGGVGTVSGGAVGAGARAPAAVAGGALSSQMAPQAPPAAAPRDKNEVAANAASEMVVTESRADRPSADEKEAGEKGKTETAYQPPAVLPMKKHAAAGNVANYEVSAKTAAARWTVTSEGQVQRSLDGGRTWQEVRIASPMRFRAVAVIGANVWAGGSHLGLYHSGDGGETWEARGLIQGTTRRMRPAEVAELPDIVRIDFRDAMHGTVETSAGETWVTADGGETWKRK
- a CDS encoding Trm112 family protein, producing the protein MIPQDLLDILVCPACKQPLAYNQQAQTLKCSACRRVYPIVDDIPVLLVDEARIEE